From Alphaproteobacteria bacterium, the proteins below share one genomic window:
- a CDS encoding type III PLP-dependent enzyme, with product MTDRIRRFLADKQPETPCLVVDLDVVEFNYRRMRELLPQAKIFYAMKANPANEVLARLGKLGSHFDTASRGEIELCFAQGVGAERISFGNTIKKEKDIAWAHQNGVSLYAFDSEAELQKLARSAPGARVFCRVLVDCGGAEWPLSKKFGCAPEMARDLLMRANEMGLEAYGVSFHVGSQQTDLDQWDRALAQVSQMFYALAETGVDLKMVNLGGGFPARYRKDVAPVEAYCEAVQRALVRHFGNRMPEVIIEPGRSMVGDAGVLQSEVVLISRKSANDRKRWVYLDVGKFGGLAETMDESIKYRITTPYPAGGRSGPVVLAGPTCDSADILYEKTEYKMPLALKVGDKVEILSTGAYTTTYASVAFNGFQPLKTYCI from the coding sequence ATGACCGACCGTATCCGACGTTTTCTCGCCGACAAGCAGCCCGAGACCCCGTGCCTGGTGGTCGATCTCGACGTCGTCGAGTTCAACTACCGCCGCATGCGCGAGTTGCTGCCGCAGGCGAAGATCTTCTACGCCATGAAGGCCAACCCGGCGAACGAGGTGCTCGCGCGCCTTGGCAAGCTGGGCTCGCACTTCGACACCGCCTCGCGCGGCGAGATCGAGCTGTGCTTCGCGCAGGGCGTCGGCGCCGAGCGCATCTCCTTCGGCAACACGATCAAGAAGGAGAAGGACATCGCCTGGGCGCACCAGAACGGTGTGAGCCTGTACGCCTTCGACAGCGAGGCGGAGCTGCAGAAGCTCGCCCGCTCGGCCCCGGGCGCGCGCGTGTTTTGCCGTGTGCTGGTCGATTGCGGCGGCGCCGAGTGGCCGCTGTCGAAGAAGTTCGGCTGCGCGCCGGAGATGGCGCGCGACTTGCTGATGCGGGCCAACGAAATGGGCCTGGAGGCCTACGGCGTCTCCTTCCATGTCGGCTCGCAGCAGACCGATCTCGACCAGTGGGACCGCGCGCTCGCCCAAGTCTCGCAGATGTTCTACGCCCTCGCCGAAACCGGCGTCGACCTGAAGATGGTCAATCTCGGTGGCGGGTTCCCGGCGCGCTACCGCAAGGACGTGGCGCCCGTTGAAGCGTACTGCGAGGCGGTGCAGCGCGCGCTGGTGCGTCACTTCGGCAACCGCATGCCCGAGGTGATCATCGAGCCGGGCCGCTCCATGGTGGGCGACGCCGGCGTGCTGCAGAGCGAGGTGGTGCTGATCTCGCGCAAGTCGGCCAACGACCGCAAGCGCTGGGTCTACCTCGACGTCGGCAAGTTCGGCGGCCTGGCCGAGACGATGGACGAGAGCATCAAGTACCGGATCACCACGCCGTACCCCGCGGGTGGCCGTTCGGGCCCGGTCGTGCTCGCGGGCCCAACCTGCGACAGCGCCGATATCCTGTACGAGAAGACCGAGTACAAGATGCCGCTGGCGCTGAAAGTGGGCGACAAGGTCGAGATCCTCTCGACCGGCGCCTACACGACGACCTACGCGTCCGTGGCGTTCAACGGCTTCCAGCCGCTGAAGACGTACTGCATCTAG
- a CDS encoding homospermidine synthase yields the protein MATRKKTAARKAAPRRTAKAAASRRAPKKHVAFSGRMVMIGFGSIGQGVLPLVLRHIDIKPSQITIISAEDRGGLPEAKRYGIQFIRKRLTQANYRATLSKLVGFGDFIVNLSVEVASTALIEFAHQQGALYIDTCIEPWPGGYTDPDLSVSQRSNYALRENALKLRASLATGPTAVIAHGANPGLVSHFVKRALLNIARDTGRAVAKPDSRAEWAALARSLGVKVIHIAERDTQVSAKPKELGEFVNTWSIDGFVSEGCQPAEMGWGTHEKALPPDAARHEFGCDAAIYLNRPGLLTRVRTWTPKEGPFHGFIITHNESISIADYFTVRDGATAAYRPTVHYAYHPCDQAIMSMHEIAGKNLVQQKRQRLIVDEITSGIDELGVLLMGHERGAYWYGSQLSIGEARELAPYNNATSLQVCAPVLSGIVWAIENPDRGIVEADDMDFDRHLEICTPYLGPVVGRYSDWSPLHDREKLFPEDVDRDDPWQFRNFRVT from the coding sequence ATGGCCACCCGAAAGAAAACCGCCGCGCGTAAGGCCGCGCCCCGGCGCACCGCCAAGGCCGCCGCCTCCAGGCGCGCGCCGAAGAAGCACGTCGCCTTCTCGGGCCGCATGGTGATGATCGGCTTCGGCTCGATCGGCCAGGGTGTGCTGCCGCTGGTCCTGCGTCACATCGACATCAAGCCCTCGCAGATCACCATCATCTCGGCGGAGGATCGCGGCGGCCTGCCCGAGGCCAAGCGCTATGGCATCCAGTTTATCCGCAAGCGCCTGACCCAGGCCAACTACCGCGCCACGCTGTCGAAGCTGGTCGGCTTCGGTGACTTCATCGTCAACCTCTCGGTCGAGGTGGCGTCGACGGCGCTGATCGAGTTCGCGCACCAGCAGGGCGCGCTCTACATCGACACCTGCATCGAGCCGTGGCCCGGTGGCTACACCGACCCCGATCTGTCGGTGTCGCAGCGCTCCAACTATGCGCTGCGCGAGAACGCGCTGAAGCTGCGCGCGTCGCTCGCCACCGGGCCGACCGCCGTCATTGCCCATGGCGCAAACCCCGGCCTCGTGTCGCACTTCGTCAAGCGCGCGCTGCTCAACATCGCGCGCGACACCGGCCGGGCGGTCGCCAAGCCCGACTCGCGCGCCGAGTGGGCGGCGCTGGCGCGTTCGCTTGGCGTCAAGGTGATCCATATCGCCGAACGCGACACCCAAGTCTCGGCCAAGCCCAAGGAACTCGGCGAGTTCGTCAACACCTGGTCGATCGACGGCTTCGTATCGGAGGGGTGTCAGCCCGCTGAGATGGGCTGGGGAACGCACGAGAAGGCGCTGCCTCCGGATGCCGCGCGGCACGAGTTCGGCTGTGATGCGGCGATCTACCTGAACCGGCCCGGCCTGCTCACCCGCGTACGCACCTGGACGCCCAAGGAAGGGCCGTTCCACGGCTTCATCATCACGCACAACGAGTCGATCTCGATCGCCGACTACTTCACCGTCCGTGACGGCGCCACGGCGGCATACCGGCCGACAGTGCACTACGCCTATCACCCGTGCGACCAGGCGATCATGTCGATGCACGAAATCGCCGGGAAGAACCTGGTCCAGCAAAAGCGCCAGCGGCTGATCGTCGACGAGATCACCTCGGGCATCGACGAACTGGGCGTGCTGCTGATGGGGCATGAGCGCGGCGCCTATTGGTACGGTTCGCAGCTGTCGATCGGCGAGGCGCGCGAACTGGCACCGTACAACAATGCGACCTCGCTGCAGGTTTGCGCGCCGGTGCTGTCGGGCATCGTCTGGGCGATCGAGAATCCCGACCGCGGCATCGTCGAGGCCGACGACATGGATTTCGACCGCCATCTCGAGATCTGCACGCCCTATCTCGGCCCGGTGGTCGGCCGTTACAGCGACTGGAGCCCGTTGCACGATCGCGAGAAGCTGTTCCCGGAGGACGTCGACCGCGACGATCCCTGGCAATTCAGGAACTTCCGCGTGACATAG